From Arachis stenosperma cultivar V10309 chromosome 2, arast.V10309.gnm1.PFL2, whole genome shotgun sequence, one genomic window encodes:
- the LOC130961935 gene encoding CBL-interacting serine/threonine-protein kinase 9-like isoform X1, with the protein MSSSKSNKKGGRGGGAPPPPRAPARTCVGKYELGKTIGEGSFAKVKFAKNVENGDHVAIKILDKSHVLKHKMIEQLKKEISAMKLINHPNVVRIFEVMASKTKIYIVLELVNGGELFDKIARYGRLKEDEARSYFQQLINAVDYCHSRGVYHRDLKPENLLLDSNGVLKVSDFGLSTYAQREDELLRTACGTPNYVAPEVINDRGYVGSASDIWSCGVILFVLMAGYLPFDEPNQMALYKKIEKAQFTCPSWFSPEAKKILKRILDPNPLTRIKIPELLRDEWFRKGYKPPSFTEEEDVNVDDVAAAFDDSKENLVTERKEKPVSMNAFELISRSQSFNLDSLFEQQTGVVKRETHFTSQHPPNEIMSKIEEAAKPLGFNVRKRNYKMRLQGDKSGRKGHLSVATEVFEVAPSLHVVELRKTGGDTLEFHKFYKNFSSGLQDIVWHTQEKN; encoded by the exons ATGAGTAGCAGCAAGAGCAAcaagaaaggaggaagaggaggaggagcgCCACCGCCTCCAAGGGCGCCGGCTCGCACCTGCGTGGGGAAGTATGAGCTTGGAAAGACTATCGGAGAAGGAAGCTTCGCGAAGGTTAAGTTCGCCAAGAACGTTGAGAATGGAGACCATGTTGCCATCAAGATCCTTGACAAGTCCCATGTCCTCAAACATAAGATGATTGAGCAG CTGAAGAAGGAAATCTCGGCGATGAAGCTGATCAACCATCCAAACGTTGTAAGAATATTTGAG GTGATGGCAAGCAAAACAAAGATTTACATTGTTCTAGAGTTGGTTAATGGAGGAGAACTATTTGACAAAATT GCGAGATATGGAAGACTAAAAGAGGATGAGGCAAGAAGTTATTTTCAACAGCTAATCAATGCAGTTGATTATTGCCATAGTAGAGGAGTTTATCATAGAGATTTGAAG CCTGAGAATCTTCTTCTGGACTCAAATGGTGTTCTTAAAGTTTCGGATTTTGGATTGAGTACTTACGCGCAGCGA GAGGATGAACTTCTTCGCACGGCATGTGGAACCCCGAATTATGTTGCTCCCGAG GTGATCAATGATAGAGGCTATGTTGGATCTGCATCTGATATATGGTCTTGTGGAGTCATTCTCTTTGTACTCATGGCTGGATACTTGCCTTTTGATGAACCAAATCAAATGGCACTTTACAAGAAA attgaaaaggctcaattcacatgtccatcttgGTTTTCGCCCGAGGCGAAAAAAATTCTGAAGCGAATTCTGGATCCAAATCCTCTCACA AGGATAAAAATTCCTGAACTCTTGAGAGATGAATGGTTTAGAAAAGGATACAAGCCACCAAGTTTTACAGAGGAAGAAGATGTAAATGTAGATGATGTAGCTGCTGCTTTTGATGATTCTAAG GAAAATCTAGTGacagagagaaaagagaaaccGGTTTCAATGAATGCTTTTGAACTCATTTCAAGATCTCAAAGCTTTAACCTTGACAGCTTATTTGAGCAGCAAACA GGAGTTGTAAAGAGAGAAACACATTTTACTTCACAACATCCTCCGAACGAAATCATGTCGAAAATTGAGGAAGCTGCCAAGCCTCTTGGATTCAATGTTCGCAAGCGAAATTATAAG ATGAGGCTGCAAGGTGATAAGAGTGGAAGGAAAGGTCATCTTTCGGTGGCTACCGAG GTTTTCGAAGTGGCGCCCTCCTTGCACGTGGTGGAGCTGCGGAAAACCGGTGGCGATACACTGGAGTTTCACAAG TTCTACAAAAACTTCTCTTCAGGGTTGCAAGACATAGTTTGGCATACTCAAGAAAAAAATTGA
- the LOC130961935 gene encoding CBL-interacting serine/threonine-protein kinase 9-like isoform X2 translates to MASKTKIYIVLELVNGGELFDKIARYGRLKEDEARSYFQQLINAVDYCHSRGVYHRDLKPENLLLDSNGVLKVSDFGLSTYAQREDELLRTACGTPNYVAPEVINDRGYVGSASDIWSCGVILFVLMAGYLPFDEPNQMALYKKIEKAQFTCPSWFSPEAKKILKRILDPNPLTRIKIPELLRDEWFRKGYKPPSFTEEEDVNVDDVAAAFDDSKENLVTERKEKPVSMNAFELISRSQSFNLDSLFEQQTGVVKRETHFTSQHPPNEIMSKIEEAAKPLGFNVRKRNYKMRLQGDKSGRKGHLSVATEVFEVAPSLHVVELRKTGGDTLEFHKFYKNFSSGLQDIVWHTQEKN, encoded by the exons ATGGCAAGCAAAACAAAGATTTACATTGTTCTAGAGTTGGTTAATGGAGGAGAACTATTTGACAAAATT GCGAGATATGGAAGACTAAAAGAGGATGAGGCAAGAAGTTATTTTCAACAGCTAATCAATGCAGTTGATTATTGCCATAGTAGAGGAGTTTATCATAGAGATTTGAAG CCTGAGAATCTTCTTCTGGACTCAAATGGTGTTCTTAAAGTTTCGGATTTTGGATTGAGTACTTACGCGCAGCGA GAGGATGAACTTCTTCGCACGGCATGTGGAACCCCGAATTATGTTGCTCCCGAG GTGATCAATGATAGAGGCTATGTTGGATCTGCATCTGATATATGGTCTTGTGGAGTCATTCTCTTTGTACTCATGGCTGGATACTTGCCTTTTGATGAACCAAATCAAATGGCACTTTACAAGAAA attgaaaaggctcaattcacatgtccatcttgGTTTTCGCCCGAGGCGAAAAAAATTCTGAAGCGAATTCTGGATCCAAATCCTCTCACA AGGATAAAAATTCCTGAACTCTTGAGAGATGAATGGTTTAGAAAAGGATACAAGCCACCAAGTTTTACAGAGGAAGAAGATGTAAATGTAGATGATGTAGCTGCTGCTTTTGATGATTCTAAG GAAAATCTAGTGacagagagaaaagagaaaccGGTTTCAATGAATGCTTTTGAACTCATTTCAAGATCTCAAAGCTTTAACCTTGACAGCTTATTTGAGCAGCAAACA GGAGTTGTAAAGAGAGAAACACATTTTACTTCACAACATCCTCCGAACGAAATCATGTCGAAAATTGAGGAAGCTGCCAAGCCTCTTGGATTCAATGTTCGCAAGCGAAATTATAAG ATGAGGCTGCAAGGTGATAAGAGTGGAAGGAAAGGTCATCTTTCGGTGGCTACCGAG GTTTTCGAAGTGGCGCCCTCCTTGCACGTGGTGGAGCTGCGGAAAACCGGTGGCGATACACTGGAGTTTCACAAG TTCTACAAAAACTTCTCTTCAGGGTTGCAAGACATAGTTTGGCATACTCAAGAAAAAAATTGA
- the LOC130961934 gene encoding uncharacterized protein LOC130961934, with translation MSNHNQRLLNPNRNPNPERLLAIPVKKSDPVELYRPLRNLVARKYSESDAQKVESVLETLNKCRSDMVERGDLSLPMQRDCLIHYFKCLCMVDPLFTAISSDSHSDPIVFVWYDAFYSEHENGVSSQRNSIQLEKVSVLFNLGAVCSQIGASCDRTTPLGRHLAIDAFNAAANFFFKLWNVFAKDVSATLDLTLLFAETLYRLCGAQALEIRLQQQLEHNNNDTAASSALQQHRCAVTFRLVSVNYQIAYDLILHDSAATEHVFSFDRTWMTHLHQKVKFFQVEAHRRRSSILPKSQLPQTISLFRSCPLDHDAVSVTEKLVRGICCWSSLFRSCPLDLEAELVRKIWKLKHKSIPKQERIPYLDLLLSEYSSFKIIDDGKLVANPWDMPPPYPTYLEILSSSSLSIMPPIPLKKSEPLDLYESLRSYVALKYSESEANRVEGLFKTVDKLRSEMQRDDLSLPVRRDCLILYLKCLCMIEPLFSMTTSPNPPIFVWYNAFNPQEDSSQHNIHFEKASVLFNLGALSTHITLSCDLSTVQGYRLAMDALYDASYWFFILWKLEAEKSSATIDLSVNCVQMLREMIAAQIADLTWNCPHSHSDGSSLAEYLVTLRCRKAYDLSTLGPLAENFVQSSIPQFLESKMKTRHVQTDPSDVTEQFLSGYCEAQSLLREACQTPSLDLLSEVGPVMIKDGNLVINLRGSIGRIGGDELPGDHGNMTIDRN, from the exons ATGAGCAACCATAATCAGAGGTTGTTGAACCCGAACCGGAATCCGAATCCAGAAAGGCTTCTGGCAATCCCAGTGAAGAAGAGTGATCCGGTGGAGCTGTACAGGCCGTTACGCAATTTGGTAGCGAGAAAATACTCAGAGAGCGATGCACAGAAAGTTGAAAGCGTTCTGGAAACCCTAAACAAATGCCGCAGCGACATGGTGGAGCGAGGGGACCTCTCCCTTCCCATGCAACGTGACTGCCTCATTCACTACTTCAAATGCCTTTGCATGGTTGACCCACTCTTCACCGCTATCTCCTCCGACTCCCATTCCGATCCCATCGTCTTTGTCTGGTACGACGCCTTCTACTCTGAGCATGAGAATGGGGTCTCCTCGCAGCGCAACAGCATCCAATTGGAGAAGGTTTCTGTTCTCTTCAACCTTGGCGCCGTGTGCAGCCAGATTGGGGCCTCTTGCGACCGCACCACCCCCCTTGGCCGTCACCTTGCAATCGACGCCTTCAATGCCGCCGCCAATTTCTTCTTCAAACTCTGGAATGTTTTTGCCAAGGACGTCTCTGCCACCCTCGACTTGACTCTCCTCTTCGCCGAGACTCTGTACCGCCTCTGCGGCGCTCAGGCTTTGGAGATCAGATTACAGCAACAACTCGAACACAACAACAACGACACTGCCGCCAGTTCCGCTCTTCAACAACATCGATGTGCCGTTACGTTTAGATTG gTTTCCGTGAATTATCAGATAGCATATGATCTGATACTACATGATTCGGCTGCAACCGAACATGTCTTCTCATTTGACCGAACATGGATGACTCATCTTCATCAGAAGGTGAAATTCTTTCAGGTGGAGGCTCATCGGAGGCGATCATCCATCCTACCCAAATCCCAGCTACCTCAAACAATCTCATTGTTCCGTTCCTGTCCTCTTGATCATGATGCGGTATCTGTCACTGAAAAATTAGTTAGAGGGATTTGTTGCTGGAGTTCATTGTTCCGTTCCTGTCCTCTTGATCTTGAAGCAGAATTAGTTAGAAAGATTTGGAAGCTTAAACACAAGTCTATACCGAAGCAAGAACGAATCCCATACCTTGACCTCCTCCTCTCTGAGTACAGCTCTTTCAAGATTATTGATGATGGAAAGCTAGTGGCCAACCCTTGGGACATGCCTCCTCCTTATCCAACATATTTGGAAATCCTCTCTTCTTCGTCTTTGTCAATTATGCCTCCGATCCCTTTGAAGAAGAGTGAGCCCTTGGACCTCTATGAGTCCCTTCGCAGTTATGTTGCCCTTAAATACTCTGAGAGCGAGGCAAACAGAGTAGAAGGCCTTTTCAAAACGGTAGACAAATTGCGCAGTGAAATGCAGCGTGATGACCTGTCTCTACCCGTTCGCCGCGACTGCCTCATTCTCTATTTGAAATGCCTTTGCATGATTGAGCCTTTGTTCTCCATGACTACCTCACCCAATCCACCTATCTTTGTTTGGTACAATGCATTCAACCCACAAGAGGACTCTTCTCAGCACAACATCCATTTCGAGAAGGCCTCTGTTCTCTTCAACCTGGGAGCCCTCTCCACCCACATTACTCTCTCCTGCGATCTCAGCACCGTCCAAGGCTATCGCCTTGCCATGGATGCATTATATGACGCTTCATATTGGTTCTTCATACTGTGGAAGCTCGAGGCTGAGAAGTCATCTGCCACCATTGACTTGTCAGTAAACTGTGTCCAGATGCTGCGCGAGATGATAGCTGCTCAGATTGCCGACTTGACATGGAATTGTCCTCATTCCCATTCTGATGGATCATCATTAGCTGAATATCTT GTTACTCTGCGTTGTCGGAAAGCTTATGATCTGTCGACATTGGGGCCTTTAGCTGAGAATTTTGTTCAATCCTCGATACCTCAATTTCTTGAGTCGAAGATGAAAACCCGCCATGTTCAAACTGATCCTAGTGATGTCACTGAACAATTTCTTTCAGGGTATTGTGAGGCTCAATCCCTGCTTCGAGAGGCATGTCAAACACCATCCTTGGACCTTCTCTCCGAGGTTGGCCCTGTCATGATTAAGGATGGAAATCTTGTGATCAACCTTAGAGGCAGTATAGGTCGCATTGGCGGAGATGAGCTCCCAGGAGACCACGGTAACATGACCATAGACAGAAACTAG